The segment ttaaatttaacttttcCATAGTTTGAGTTGTGCttatgaataaaaatgattcatctAACTAGTTATACCTATAAACAAATCTTagttacttatttatataaattgagatgatcattttttattttaaaattatttaattaaatattattatattagattgtataaataagtttatattttctatACATGATATTTCCCGTCCGCAATATACCTCTGGAACTTGACGAAATTTctgataaaatattttggaaATTTGGCCTGGCAATGACGGGGAAGTATGAATGGCAAACTGATTTGATCGGATAAGCTATGATGATTAGGAAAGAAACAATTAACAACTCCGATTGCCTCAGCTGATGCATCAACTGGTTTATGTATTTACCTGGTCTTGTTTAAGTGAAAAAagtaatgttaaaaaaatgttaatcagCGCCTAGCCAGAACAAACTAGTGGTGAAATGATGCAACGAAAACGTTAATTATTCAAAGGGGGAGAATCAGTTAGTATTTGTAGAAGAAATTACTATGGGGAGTTTTCATGTggaaaagaggaagaaacaatACGTTAAATAAAGAAGTAAAGAGAAGATTTCTTGGTCGTTGGTCATAGcttaatgtattattttatccaatCTCAGGATGCCTGCCCCCTAATTCGTCAAAAAACATTTTAGAAAACGAATTATCTGGTGAGTTCATGAATTTTGACTAATTGAGCAGCATGATTTCTTGGGTTGATGGATGATCCTTTGGTAGATCTAATACTTCATGTTTTGACATCATGTTTACGTCATATTAAGTTTTGGATTTAAAGATATTCGAATTTAACTGaattataatcattttaaaaatactcaACACAAATATGAGCCGTATAATAAAAGGTTAACTCGACGCAATCTAAATTGATtctagtttaataaaatatatttatgcatgATCCGATTTGGGTTGATATTGATGTTATTGTTAAAGAGAATCACATCCGtaatttaagttcaaaataaaatatatttatacatgatCCGATTTGAGTTGATATTGATGTTATTGTTGAAGAGAATCACATTCatagtttgagtttaacaaAGACACTCAATCTGaaggttttataatttgagttttgttttagGTAATTAGAGAttctgttttagtttttttttttggccgagttttttttgttcttactgtttaaggtaattttgaattcaaaatttatgtattttcttcaaaacaagagaaaaatcaaattaaaacaaaaatagtaaAGTTTACTGATCAAAACCAAGCTCCAAATAAGCCACCGAGTGGGAAAAATGGAGGTGTTAATCATTCAAAGCCTTGGTCTTCATGGGAGTCAAACATGGTCAAAGGATTCAGAACTTTGTGAACAAGAAACTTCCTTCATCAAACTCAAATGTCACCAGCTAGAAGGGCTGAATTGTTTCATCGTATTTGCGGGTAAAAAGATCTTCAATCGGAGACTCATCTTGCTCAACCAGCTGAGGGAATTTCGCTCGACATTCATGTAGTTGTGTCGAAGAGGAATGCATTCATGAACAAGGTTAAAACGATAACTTTAATAAACTCTTGACCGAAATGTCATTGCCACAATGTGAGGTGGCAATTCCAATTATTTCTTTTTCGCCATTTATATGAACAGCCATTGGTAACATGCCCATTATCACTATTCGAAATTCGATGCAATTCgcaattaaaaatataaccatGTCAATTGTCCTTCGAATTGAAGAGTTACAAGTGTAGGCTTTAGCAAAAATTACCCATCAAGCAATCAAACACTTCTCTCCATTGACTTCGTTTCCCATTGCTATCGCTGATGCCAGTCTGTAACTACTGCGCCTCTTTGATTACACCCCTACTTCCTCTATATATCCTCAAACCCCCAACACAATTAAACACTAGAAACAGCAAGGGGCGACCAGATTTCCCTGAACACAACACAAAGAAAATATGGCTAGAATCAGCATGGCACAAGCTGTTACAGCTCTGGTTTTATCAGCAGCGACGCTGTTGCATGTCACATATGCCGTCAATTATACTGTTGGTGACACTACTGGCTGGACTCGCCCATCTGATTCCACCTTTTACACCACCTGGGTTGCTAGTAAAACCTTCAGAATCGGTGACTTTCTAGGTGAATATCTCGTTTACTTTTGCTACTCTCTTGAAGGCGTTTCAACGTTAACACAACTTTTTCTTGCAGTCTTCAACTTCGCTACAGGATCACACGACGTCGCCATAGTCACAGTGGATGCTTATAACAGCTGCAACGTCTCAAATACCATCCAAGTTTTACCAACTGGACCAGTGACTTTGAGCCTCAATACCACTGGTGAACACTATTACATGTGTACCATTGCTGGCCACTGCGCCGGTGGCCAAAAGCTAGCCGTTAACGTTGTCGCCAACACAGCCTCTGGTCCTTCTGGCTCCACAACCCCTACCAGCGCCGCCTCATCATCACGTGGCCTGACTTTCGCTTTCTTGATAGTTATTGTCATCGGCTTATTCTGCTAGTTCCACTACTTGATAGCATACTTGCTTCTATATATAATCTGGGTTTTTCGTTTTATATGCTTCCGAATTATAATAGTCATCGTATTATGATATTGATTTTGTATATTTGAATAAGGATGTTTGCATCAGCTGTTGGATTACTATAATTATGGCAGTTTTTTTCTAATTGATTCGGAGAATATGAATTTACTTCTCTGCAAATCCTCTGCTTAGTTTATTAGACAATATTCTCCATGATTATAGAGTTAAGCCTGCACAAATCGTCGGATTTAATAGTTTAGTTTCCTCCATGTATCTACGCAGAGCTGAGAGTAAAGGACTAAAGTTCCTTTGAATGAGAGATCAACGTCACCTACTAACTTTGAGAGATCAACTTCACCTACTAGCTTTGACTATGAACGGTTGGATAGGACCTCAACTAAAATCCTAAATGAATTTTGGAAACAGGTTTCATCTGCAATCTGCAGGATTTCCCAAGCACTTCTTCTAAGCTGAAAGACATTGTAGAAATCATGGCGTTTCcatttattaaagtaaaatttaagAACTGTAAATCTTGACTTAAGGAAATACCGGGAAGCCCCTCTAGAATTCATTTTTCTATTAGCCGGTTCgtcataattgatatattaatgaaaatgaatcatTTTATAGTCATGGTTTATGTGGATGTCTCTCAAACAAATCAGATTGAAATATCTGAGAGATGGAGACAAAAGGCCATGAAATTAACTTGTAAGAAGCCATTCGAATTGCTAGAAAACTGTCACGATTGAGTTTCAAAATGCAGGTGCTCTAGCTCGCAATTTCACATGGTGAATTGAAATGGCAAGATTCATGCGATTTCACAAAGTTTTTAGTCAGTAGCAATGAGggaaaaccaaacaaaacctGACAGTGAAGAAGAACAGCAGATGATGGTCTAAGTCTTTCAAAAACCGGCCAAGAATTCGGACACCTTAACACatgcaaaggaaaaataaataaataaataaaagcacTACAATCCCAACTCTTTTCTACAAATTTATGCACCAcctttaaagaataaaaaatcatagtttcattaaattttaggtGTTCGGCCAAATAAAAACGGAGTCGTCCCAGACTGACTTAATATTTAACCCCGAGTTGTCACCACCCATATCTTGAAAGGAAATTACAAATTATAGTACCCTTCAGCTTCACTAAGTCCTTGTGGTTGTTCTTCGTCAttagttttttcaaaatcaagatATACTCTCCGAGTTTAACAGTGAAGATGGTGCTGTTGTAGGAGTCCAAATCTTGGACAGTCCATTTTTCAGATTCCAATTTAATTATAAGGTGTTGGAGGAGATGTTGACTTTAATGatacagataaattaaaaaaggtgaaataattagggatattaattaaaataagtaaaaacttTTCtgtttatacctttttaggtaAACACatagtagttttacttttataagtaaatttttttataactccaaaaatacccttctagCCCTATATGTGTAGACGTTGAAAGGAAGGTGTGGTGCGCGCGATGCGTACAGAGTGCGcacaccctcatatatatatatatatttaaaaattattattattatttatgtatattatattaaatattataatatttaatataatatacataaataataataataataataatttttaaatattatattatattatttaatatatatatatatatatatatataaaagaaagtgtGCGCgcagttgtttatatatattatatgagggtGCGCGCACTCTGTACGCACTGCACACTGGGCATGCACCGCACGCACTCCGCATGCATCGCGTGCACCACACCTTCCTTCCAGCGCCTACACCTACagggctgggagggtatttttggagttacaaaaaaatttgtttataaaagtaaaactactgtgtgtttgtctaaaaaggtataaatgaaaaattttttgtctattttaattaaaatcccAAATAATTATGGCTacataaaatagttatttaatttttagcaTTGTATTAAGGTATTTTCAGATGAAAGGAATTTAAGAGGAAAAAAGTTACaaggaaagaaaatgttaaagagtaatattgtacgtataaataaattatataatttatttataaaagttataatattattaaagaatttaataattttaaaataaataaattatattaatcaataatatattattacctCACTTTGTACGTATTACTGTTGGGAACTCGATGTAAttctcaattaaaaataaaaccatctCAACTGTTCTTCGAATCGAAGAGTTACAAGTGTGGGCTATAGCAAAACTTACCCATCAAGCAATCAAAAACTTCTCTCCTTTGACTTAGTTTGCCATTGCTGTCGCTGATGCCATTCAGTAACTACTCCGCCGCTGGACTGCACCCCTACTTCCTCTATATATCCTCAAACCCCAACGCAATTAAACAGTAGAAACAGCAAGGGGGCGACCGGATTTCCCTGAACACAACGCAAAGAAAATATGGCTAGAATCAGCATGGCACAAGCTGTTACAGCTCTGGTTTTATCAGCAGCGACGCTGTTGCATGTCACATATGCCGTCAATTATACTGTTGGTGACACTACTGGCTGGACTCGTCCATCTGATTCCACCTTTTACACCACCTGGGCTGCTAATAAAACCTTCAGAATCGGTGACTTTCTAGGTGAATATCTTATTTACTTTTGCTGCTCTTTTGATGGCGGTTCAACGTTAACACAACTTTTTCTTGCAGTCTTCAACTTCGCTACAGGATCACACGCCGTCGCCATAGTCACACTGGATGCTTATAACAGCTGCAACGTCTCAAATACCATCCAAGTTTTACAAACTGGACCAGTGACTTTGAGCCTCAATACCACTGGTGAACACTACTACATGTGTACCTTTCCTGGTCACTGCAACGGTGGCCAAAAGCTAGCCATCAACGTTGTTGCTGCCACAAATAACACAGCCCCTGCTCCTTCTGGCACCTCCGTCCCTCCAGGCACCACCGTCCCTTCTGTCACTGCCGTCCCTCCTGGCACCACAACTCATACCAGCGCCGCTTCACCATCACGTGGCCTGACTTTCGCCCTCTTGATGCTTATTGCCATCGGCTTATTCTGCTAGTTCCATTACTAGTTAGCATTACTTGcttctatatataatttgggtTTTTCGTTTTATGTGCTTCCGAATTATAATAGTCATTGTATCGTGATATTGGTTTTGCATATTTGAATAATAAGGCTGTTTGCATCCGCAGTTGGATTACTATAATTATGGCAGTTTTTTTCTGATTGATTCGGAGAATGTGAATTTACTTCTCTTAACTTTACAGGACCTGCAAAACCTCTGCTTAGTTTATTAGACAATATCATAGGATTCAATAGTTTAATGTTCTCTTTGTATCTACTCAGGGCTGAGTAAAGACTAAAGTTCCTTTGAATGAGAGATCAACTTCACCAACCAACGTTGACAATGAACGGTTGGATAGGACCTAAATGAATTTTAGAGTCAGGTTTCATCTGCAATCTGCAGGATTTCCAAAGCACCTCTTCTAAgcagaaaaagtaaaaaacattGTAGAAATCATGGcgtttacatttttttaagcAAAACTTTAGAATTGCAAATCTTGACTTCAGGAAATACAGGGAATTCTAgcattcccttttttttttttttaattggccGTTCctcataattgaaatattaatgaaaatgaacAATTTATAATCATGGTTTATGTGGATATCTCTCAAACAAAACAGATTGAAGTATTTCTGATGATTGCTTCCTTACCAGTTCACTCTTACCCAAACTAGCAAGGTTTAAGACACTTCGAGAATATGCAGTTAATAGTCAACTTTTTCCTGTTTTTCttggtaaataataataaaaaggccAAATACAATGTCCCACCTAAACTTTAATGAACTGCCGAACCCGCCCACTAAGTTTGAGAAGTCTATTGGTTCACCCGTCATTCACTTCTATTAATGAAAACTGTATTGTTTCGTTATAAATTACTACTTTTTTTctagtaaaattataaaactaccTTGAACATATAAAACAAATGCAAATTATCACCCTGTCTGTTTTCATTCAAATCATGAAAATATCTTGAACTAATTATTGAAAGAATGAGACCatcatctatttatattttctctgtCAATCTCCATCTGACTTTTCCTCATTGCTGCTAACTGGGAAAGAAAAGTAAAAGTCGAGTTATAATGCCTCAACCACGTTCTTTACCATTCCCAGCTCTTTTCTATAAATTCACATACCTCTTCTTCTTTCCCATGTtcaacttttttcctttttaactaAATCTAAGAGATGGAGACACAAGGCCATGAAATTAACTTGTAAGAAACCATCGAATTGCTAGAAAACTGTCATCATTGAGTTTCAAAACACAAGTGCTCTAGCTTGCAATTTCACATGGTGAATTAAAATGGCAAGATTCATGCGATTTCACATAGTTTTCAGTCAATAGTAATGAGGGAAAATCAAACAAATCCGACGAAGAAGGAAAAAGCAAATGATGGACCAATTCTTTCAAAAACCATTCAAGGATCCTTACACCTTAACCACATGCaaaggataaataaataaataaaagcacTACAATCCCAACTCTTTTCTACAAAT is part of the Mangifera indica cultivar Alphonso chromosome 13, CATAS_Mindica_2.1, whole genome shotgun sequence genome and harbors:
- the LOC123195319 gene encoding umecyanin-like, whose product is MARISMAQAVTALVLSAATLLHVTYAVNYTVGDTTGWTRPSDSTFYTTWVASKTFRIGDFLVFNFATGSHDVAIVTVDAYNSCNVSNTIQVLPTGPVTLSLNTTGEHYYMCTIAGHCAGGQKLAVNVVANTASGPSGSTTPTSAASSSRGLTFAFLIVIVIGLFC
- the LOC123193832 gene encoding umecyanin-like gives rise to the protein MARISMAQAVTALVLSAATLLHVTYAVNYTVGDTTGWTRPSDSTFYTTWAANKTFRIGDFLVFNFATGSHAVAIVTLDAYNSCNVSNTIQVLQTGPVTLSLNTTGEHYYMCTFPGHCNGGQKLAINVVAATNNTAPAPSGTSVPPGTTVPSVTAVPPGTTTHTSAASPSRGLTFALLMLIAIGLFC